AAAGGTTGGCAGGAATGGACCGGCCGGCATGTCGCGCAGGATTTTGGCACGTTCTCTTCTCCAATCGTCCTGTGCAACGCAACCGCGGTGGGAACGGCCTACGATGCGCTGATCACTTTCGGACATCAGCGCCATCCTGATCTGCCCATCGACAACGCCTGGCCGCCCATCGTCATCGGCCTGGATGATGGCTATCTCAACAACCTGCGCGTGCGTCGCCTGACCAGCGGGCATGTCCTGCAAACCATTTATGCCGCTTCTCCCGCGCCGGCGTGCGGCAGCGTTGGCATCGGACGGGGTTTGTGTGCTTTTGGTGGCAAGGGAGGGGTGGGTGAAGCGGCACGCACGCTGACTGTCGCAGGCGAACAGTTCATTGTGGGCGCGCTGCTGGCCGCCAATGGCGGCAGATTTTCCCATCAGCGGGATGCGGAACTGCCGGCTTCCGTGACGCCCAGTATGGTGTTGATCCTGGCGACTACTGCGCCTCTGTTGCCCGGGCAATTGCAGCAACTTGCAGAAGCCGGGATGAGCGGCCTGGAGCGCGTGACCTTGTGGCTGCCGAACGAGCGGCGCCTGGCGCTGGCTTTTTCCACCACCAACACGGTGGATGGCGCTTTTGATGAGAAGTTCCAGCTCCACACCGGGCGGTGGTACGGTGCGGAAACTGTTGCTCTGCTGGGTGATGCCGCCGCTGAGGTTACCAGACAAGCCCTGCTGTGCGCGCTGCGGCAAACAGAAACGATCACCGGCAGAAAGGGCCGGCGGCTTGCACCGGTTGATTGGACGCAGGTTGTCGTGAAGTGAGCGCAGGCAAGGGGAAGCCACTGATGCGGAGGAAGCAAGTGTTTGCCACCCGCCAGGGAGTGCTCCTGGCGCTGCTGATGAGCGGCCCACTCACGATTTTTGCGCAGGAACTCGATGCCACGGAAGAAATGCTGCGCGACCTCAGCGAGGCGCCGGGTGTCTCCGGCTATGAAGAGCCGGCGGCACAGGTGTTCATGAAATACCTCGCCCCGCATGTCGACCGTCTGCAGCGCGATCACCTGGGCAGTGTGATTGGCAGCAAGCAGGGCAGCGCACCCGCGCCGCGCGTCTTGCTCGATGCCCATCTCGATGAAGTCGGTTTCATGGTCAAGCGCATCGATGAAAACGGC
The window above is part of the candidate division KSB1 bacterium genome. Proteins encoded here:
- a CDS encoding P1 family peptidase; amino-acid sequence: MGVDLPADPPASLRPAGRRSHPQNSITAVTGVAVGHLTLAQDEVQTGVTVILPYPLAIRNRKLFLGSFAAKGWQEWTGRHVAQDFGTFSSPIVLCNATAVGTAYDALITFGHQRHPDLPIDNAWPPIVIGLDDGYLNNLRVRRLTSGHVLQTIYAASPAPACGSVGIGRGLCAFGGKGGVGEAARTLTVAGEQFIVGALLAANGGRFSHQRDAELPASVTPSMVLILATTAPLLPGQLQQLAEAGMSGLERVTLWLPNERRLALAFSTTNTVDGAFDEKFQLHTGRWYGAETVALLGDAAAEVTRQALLCALRQTETITGRKGRRLAPVDWTQVVVK